The following proteins are co-located in the Escherichia fergusonii ATCC 35469 genome:
- a CDS encoding DUF1190 family protein: MKRTKSIRHASFRKNWSARHLTPVALAVATVFMLAGCEKSDETVSLYQNADDCSAANPGKSAECTTAYNNALKEAERTAPKYATREDCVAEFGEGQCQQAPAQAGMAPENQAQAQQSSGSFWMPLMAGYMMGRLMGGGAGFAQQPLFSSKNPASPAYGKYTDATGKNYGAAQPGRTMTVPKTAMAPKPATTTTVTRGGFGESVAKQSTMQRSATGSTSRSMGG, encoded by the coding sequence ATGAAACGGACAAAATCCATACGTCACGCATCGTTCCGCAAAAACTGGAGCGCACGCCATTTGACACCTGTCGCTCTCGCTGTTGCCACTGTTTTTATGCTGGCGGGCTGTGAAAAGAGTGATGAGACAGTGTCTCTGTATCAAAACGCTGATGATTGTTCAGCTGCAAACCCAGGCAAAAGTGCAGAATGTACCACCGCGTACAACAATGCGCTGAAAGAAGCCGAACGTACTGCACCGAAATACGCCACCCGTGAAGACTGTGTTGCCGAATTTGGCGAAGGTCAGTGCCAGCAGGCACCTGCTCAGGCAGGTATGGCACCAGAAAATCAGGCGCAGGCCCAGCAATCCAGCGGTAGCTTCTGGATGCCGCTGATGGCAGGTTACATGATGGGGCGTCTGATGGGCGGCGGCGCTGGTTTTGCGCAGCAACCGCTGTTCTCCTCGAAGAACCCTGCCAGCCCGGCTTATGGTAAATATACCGACGCGACCGGTAAAAACTATGGCGCTGCCCAGCCAGGTCGCACCATGACCGTACCAAAAACGGCCATGGCACCGAAACCTGCAACGACCACGACGGTTACACGTGGTGGCTTTGGTGAGTCTGTTGCCAAACAG